The Pleurodeles waltl isolate 20211129_DDA chromosome 7, aPleWal1.hap1.20221129, whole genome shotgun sequence genome includes a region encoding these proteins:
- the REM1 gene encoding GTP-binding protein REM 1 yields the protein MTLNTEQWHLTPLRRRASTPLPSSHNFHPRFLEAGTTTGHRPLGQSASFGPTIKQPVRPTCSCSSDSTDSEGSFEAIFRVVLLGDPGVGKTSLASIFTGMSEQGPLEQPGEIRECTLSVDGEESTLLVLDNFEAEKQSVEGDDVSWSMQAGNAYLLVYSVTDRASFESASELRIQLRRIRQSEDIPIILVGNKTDLVRSREVSVEEGRACAMVFDCKFIETSAALHHNVTELFEGIVRQIRLRRDSKEANDKRRSIYRRKESLTKKARRFLDKLVARNNRKVALKVRSKSCHDLSVL from the exons ATGACGCTGAACACCGAGCAATGGCACCTAACCCCGCTCCGGAGAAGAGCCAGCACCCCATTACCGTCATCCCACAATTTTcatcccaggtttttagaggcagggacCACCACGGGACATCGCCCTTTGGGACAATCTGCTTCCTTTGGACCTACCATCAAGCAACCAGTGCGGCCCACTTGCAGCTGCTCCTCCGACTCCACTGACTCCGAAGGTTCCTTTGAAGCCATCTTCCGAGTGGTCCTGTTAGGTGACCCTGGTGTCGGGAAGACCAGTCTAGCCAGCATCTTTACCGGAATGTCAGAGCAGGGGCCACTGGAGCAGCCGGGAG AGATCCGTGAATGTACCCTGTCGGTGGATGGAGAGGAAAGCACCCTGCTAGTGTTGGATAACTTTGAAGCAGAGAAGCAG TCTGTCGAAGGGGACGATGTGTCTTGGAGCATGCAGGCTGGGAACGCGTACCTCCTTGTGTACTCGGTCACGGACCGGGCCAGCTTCGAGAGCGCCTCTGAGCTCCGCATCCAGCTGAGGCGGATACGCCAATCAGAGGATATTCCCATCATCCTCGTGGGCAACAAGACTGACCTGGTTCGAAGCCGGGAGGTCTCTGTGGAAG AGGGCCGAGCCTGTGCCATGGTCTTTGACTGCAAGTTCATCGAGACCTCCGCGGCCCTGCACCACAACGTAACCGAACTCTTCGAGGGCATTGTCCGCCAGATCCGCCTGCGCCGGGACAGCAAGGAAGCCAATGACAAGCGCCGGTCCATTTATAGGCGCAAAGAGAGCCTGACCAAGAAGGCACGCCGCTTCCTGGACAAACTGGTGGCCCGAAACAACCGGAAGGTGGCCCTGAAGGTGCGCTCCAAGTCATGCCATGACCTCTCAGTCCTCTAA